The Corynebacterium poyangense genome includes a window with the following:
- a CDS encoding BCCT family transporter, which yields MSSDSQYPHNLHPGLVPGIGIDEQRNRFEVDKIVFAFTAIVILAFIFWGVSNPSAVGEVSGVAFAWAMRNTSWLLNIIMILCLGLMLVVAFSRYGRIRLGRDDEDPEFSRFSWIAMMFAAGIGVGIFFFGPSEPLAYYLSPPPDTVPTQSHAAIHQAVAQANFHWGLMPWSLYAMVGGALAYSSYRRGRVALLSSIFQPLFGKHAEGIPGKIIDILSIVATLFGTAASLGISSLQISEGISTVTGHGPLSNTGLIAIIGVLTLAFIISAVTGVAKGVRYLSNANITFTMAFLVFVFLSGPTLFLLNLIPSGALTYLDQLLTMASKSLSWGEETLEFQSSWTAFYWAWWIAWTPFVGTFIAKISRGRTLREFILVTIIVPTTILIVAFTIFGGTAIDFARQGLPGFDGQSGTEQVLFSLFAHLPFSGLTPGLILIVLAIFFITSADSASIVMGTFSSQGDPAPKKTVVVFWGLCMMGIAIVMLFSGGQNSLTGLQNLTVLSAIPFSVVLLVMAAAFLKDLSTDPESIRRVYARKAVSNAVLRGLEEHGDDFELAVEHAEEGRGAGSDYDSAAPHVTAWYQRTDEDGNPVDYDYETGEWSDGYQGEKNEE from the coding sequence ATGTCTTCTGACTCTCAATATCCCCATAACCTCCACCCTGGACTGGTTCCAGGAATCGGGATAGATGAACAAAGAAACCGCTTCGAGGTAGACAAAATAGTTTTCGCCTTCACCGCCATAGTAATTTTGGCTTTCATTTTCTGGGGTGTCAGTAATCCCAGCGCTGTCGGTGAAGTCTCCGGAGTAGCCTTCGCCTGGGCTATGCGCAACACAAGCTGGCTCCTCAATATCATCATGATCCTTTGTTTGGGGCTCATGCTTGTGGTGGCGTTCTCCCGCTACGGAAGAATACGGCTAGGCAGAGATGACGAAGACCCAGAGTTTTCGCGTTTTTCCTGGATAGCTATGATGTTCGCCGCGGGAATAGGAGTGGGAATTTTCTTCTTCGGCCCCTCCGAACCGCTAGCCTACTACCTCTCTCCTCCCCCAGACACCGTCCCCACCCAGAGCCACGCCGCTATTCACCAAGCGGTAGCCCAAGCTAATTTTCACTGGGGCTTGATGCCGTGGTCGCTTTATGCGATGGTGGGCGGAGCCCTAGCCTATTCCTCCTACCGTCGAGGTCGCGTAGCTTTATTAAGCTCCATTTTCCAACCCCTCTTTGGTAAACATGCTGAGGGTATCCCCGGAAAAATCATCGATATTCTATCCATTGTGGCCACCCTCTTCGGAACCGCTGCGTCGCTAGGTATTTCTAGTCTCCAAATCAGCGAAGGTATATCCACCGTCACTGGTCACGGCCCCCTCAGCAACACCGGGTTAATAGCTATTATCGGGGTACTCACGCTGGCCTTCATTATCTCTGCCGTCACCGGCGTAGCCAAGGGAGTTCGTTATCTCTCTAACGCGAATATCACCTTCACTATGGCCTTCTTAGTTTTTGTTTTTCTCAGTGGCCCGACGCTTTTCCTTCTCAACCTTATCCCCTCCGGCGCACTGACCTACCTTGATCAACTGCTAACCATGGCTAGCAAATCGCTCTCTTGGGGTGAGGAGACCCTAGAATTCCAATCCTCGTGGACTGCCTTTTACTGGGCGTGGTGGATCGCCTGGACGCCTTTCGTCGGGACGTTTATCGCTAAGATCTCCCGAGGACGCACCCTACGGGAATTTATCCTGGTCACCATCATTGTTCCCACTACGATTTTAATTGTCGCGTTCACTATTTTCGGCGGCACAGCAATAGATTTTGCCCGCCAAGGCCTACCCGGTTTTGATGGCCAATCCGGAACCGAACAAGTGCTGTTTTCGCTCTTCGCTCATCTACCCTTCAGCGGGCTCACTCCCGGTCTTATCCTCATAGTGCTAGCAATTTTCTTCATCACCTCCGCCGATTCCGCCTCGATTGTGATGGGCACTTTTTCCTCGCAAGGAGATCCGGCACCCAAGAAAACCGTGGTCGTGTTCTGGGGACTTTGCATGATGGGAATTGCTATAGTCATGCTCTTTTCCGGTGGTCAAAATAGTCTCACCGGCCTCCAAAACCTCACGGTGCTTTCCGCTATCCCCTTCTCCGTGGTGCTCCTGGTTATGGCTGCTGCTTTCCTCAAAGATTTATCCACCGACCCGGAATCAATACGTCGGGTCTATGCCCGCAAAGCAGTGTCTAACGCGGTACTTCGTGGACTAGAAGAACATGGCGACGACTTTGAACTTGCCGTGGAACATGCCGAGGAAGGACGAGGAGCTGGGTCTGATTATGACTCTGCGGCTCCGCACGTTACCGCGTGGTATCAGCGAACTGACGAAGACGGTAATCCCGTTGATTATGACTATGAAACCGGTGAGTGGTCAGATGGTTACCAGGGTGAGAAAAACGAGGAATAG
- a CDS encoding alpha-keto acid decarboxylase family protein translates to MSEGYRVGDYLLDRIAEFGVTDVFGVPGDYNLAFMEIIDENPKVNWIGTANELNASYAADAYARARGLSVMVTTYGVGELSAINGTAGSYAEYAPVLHIVGAPRTWLQKEQKVLHHSLGDGQFDHFLNMARHVTIAQAKLTAQNAAAEIDRVIREVVLESRPGYIMLPADVAEAEIYRPAGPLQGIEKTSSPDAVQAFKEAARDHLQGKTVAVLADLIVDRLDATEELHSLLEHTTIPYSTCAWGKSLVDESSPRFAGIYAGAASDERARAAVEDAEVLLKLGVIFNDSITAGFTHEIDPNRVISVDSGVASVGEVMFAPIAMRDSIQTLVELAQESEWKPQPLAPIPNQKTPEVDPDAPLTQEQLWALLAEGCTRGQTVIADQGTSFYGIAPHSLPTNSLFIGQPQWGSIGYTLPATLGAALARPDHRAVLLIGDGSAQLTLQELGTILREGLTPFIVLVNNDGYTVERAIRGPEKKYNDIQPYNWQKVLETFGGTPENCVSLKATTRRELEEALKIATETQDKLVFLEAVTGRLDYPPLLQALANSAK, encoded by the coding sequence GTGTCCGAAGGGTATCGCGTTGGCGACTATTTGTTAGACCGGATTGCGGAATTTGGCGTCACTGATGTTTTTGGGGTTCCAGGCGACTACAACCTGGCGTTCATGGAGATCATCGATGAAAATCCAAAGGTCAATTGGATTGGGACGGCAAATGAGCTCAACGCCTCCTATGCGGCAGACGCATATGCCCGAGCGCGAGGCCTTTCCGTTATGGTTACCACCTACGGCGTAGGGGAATTATCAGCCATTAATGGTACGGCTGGAAGTTACGCAGAATACGCTCCGGTGCTTCATATTGTGGGTGCGCCACGGACCTGGTTGCAGAAGGAACAAAAAGTTCTGCATCACTCTTTAGGAGATGGTCAATTTGACCACTTCTTGAATATGGCGCGACATGTGACCATAGCGCAAGCGAAACTCACTGCCCAAAATGCGGCAGCGGAAATTGATCGGGTGATCCGAGAAGTAGTCTTAGAGTCTCGACCTGGTTATATCATGTTGCCGGCTGATGTTGCTGAAGCCGAAATCTACCGCCCCGCTGGTCCGTTGCAAGGAATTGAGAAAACATCATCGCCGGATGCAGTTCAGGCCTTTAAAGAAGCCGCGCGTGATCATCTTCAGGGCAAGACTGTTGCAGTACTGGCAGACCTGATTGTAGACCGGCTAGATGCTACGGAAGAACTCCATAGCCTGCTAGAACACACCACCATTCCGTACAGTACCTGCGCATGGGGGAAGTCGCTGGTTGATGAATCCTCACCTCGCTTTGCGGGGATCTATGCGGGTGCGGCATCCGATGAACGTGCGCGGGCCGCTGTTGAAGATGCTGAGGTGCTCCTGAAACTGGGGGTCATTTTTAATGACTCCATCACCGCCGGTTTTACCCACGAGATTGACCCGAATCGAGTTATCTCTGTTGATTCTGGGGTTGCCAGCGTTGGCGAAGTCATGTTTGCCCCCATTGCGATGCGAGACTCTATCCAAACCCTTGTGGAGTTAGCTCAAGAAAGTGAGTGGAAACCGCAACCTTTGGCCCCGATTCCAAACCAAAAAACACCTGAAGTAGACCCAGACGCCCCACTTACCCAGGAGCAACTCTGGGCATTGCTCGCGGAAGGATGCACTCGAGGGCAAACCGTTATTGCTGACCAGGGGACCAGCTTTTATGGAATAGCGCCGCATTCCCTCCCCACCAACTCGTTATTTATCGGACAACCGCAATGGGGATCAATTGGATACACACTTCCCGCTACTCTCGGTGCTGCTTTGGCACGACCAGACCACCGTGCCGTCTTACTGATTGGAGACGGATCAGCGCAGCTCACTCTCCAGGAGCTAGGTACCATTCTTAGAGAAGGGCTAACCCCTTTCATTGTGTTGGTCAACAATGATGGCTACACCGTTGAACGTGCTATTCGTGGGCCGGAGAAGAAATATAATGATATCCAGCCCTACAACTGGCAGAAAGTTCTTGAAACCTTTGGTGGAACACCTGAAAACTGTGTTTCTTTGAAAGCAACTACCCGGCGTGAATTAGAAGAGGCACTAAAGATAGCTACTGAGACTCAGGACAAATTGGTGTTCCTTGAAGCCGTCACTGGTCGACTTGATTATCCGCCATTGCTTCAGGCCTTGGCTAATAGCGCCAAGTAA
- a CDS encoding alpha/beta fold hydrolase, protein MNSTLLYGHRVIEHRIDVPLVHDDPRRGTIPLFARELQPKNLTPDTPVVLYLQGGPGFPSPRPTELGGWLAELLSDHRVVLLDQRGTGRSGRIDVQGGVPSAEILTHYRQDSICADAELLRQHLGLQTWSLFGQSFGGFCITHYLSTYPGSVDYAYLTGGLPGINNDADEVYRHTYSALTRRHREFFRRYPWAEKQIREISHHLNNEEEILPTGERLSSRRFRTVGIELGRGTGLENLAYLLEEPFHSRAGKKCLRGDFLEEVGRRTSFHTAPLYAVMHESIYGGVVSGATAWAAARVAESLPGFSENADPTDSSEPFYLYGEHIFPWQFQEDAALQPFASVAEELARKRDWPQLYDAEALAENPAICAAAIYLDDIFVPLELSQRTAAYFRDLRPWISNQYHHNGIAQDGAAIVRRLINLTRNF, encoded by the coding sequence ATGAATTCCACCTTGCTGTATGGTCACCGTGTCATCGAGCATCGCATTGACGTTCCCCTGGTGCATGATGATCCACGTCGAGGTACGATCCCGCTTTTTGCTCGGGAACTACAGCCGAAAAACCTCACCCCGGATACCCCAGTTGTGCTTTATCTTCAAGGAGGACCGGGATTTCCTTCCCCGCGCCCAACAGAGCTTGGAGGATGGCTAGCGGAGTTACTTAGCGATCACCGGGTCGTGTTACTAGATCAACGTGGCACTGGACGGTCAGGCAGAATCGACGTCCAAGGCGGAGTTCCAAGCGCAGAGATTTTAACCCATTATCGCCAAGACAGTATTTGTGCTGACGCAGAGCTGCTTCGCCAGCACCTAGGCCTACAAACCTGGAGCCTTTTCGGTCAAAGTTTCGGCGGTTTCTGCATCACTCACTATTTATCCACGTACCCAGGCAGCGTCGATTACGCTTATCTCACTGGTGGTCTGCCCGGCATTAACAACGATGCCGATGAGGTTTACCGACACACCTATTCTGCACTTACTCGCCGTCACCGCGAATTTTTTCGGCGCTACCCCTGGGCGGAGAAACAGATCCGGGAAATTAGCCACCACCTCAATAACGAGGAGGAAATTCTCCCCACCGGAGAGCGTTTGAGTTCTCGGCGGTTCCGAACCGTGGGGATCGAGCTAGGCCGCGGGACGGGGTTGGAGAATCTCGCCTACTTGTTGGAAGAACCCTTCCACTCTCGGGCTGGGAAAAAGTGTCTAAGAGGAGATTTTCTTGAGGAAGTGGGGCGTCGTACTTCTTTCCACACAGCGCCCCTCTATGCAGTTATGCATGAATCAATTTATGGCGGAGTGGTTTCTGGGGCCACCGCGTGGGCTGCCGCTCGGGTAGCGGAATCACTTCCGGGATTTAGCGAGAACGCTGACCCCACAGACAGCAGCGAACCGTTCTACCTTTACGGGGAGCACATCTTCCCTTGGCAGTTCCAGGAGGACGCCGCACTTCAACCCTTCGCCTCTGTTGCTGAAGAACTCGCCCGAAAACGGGATTGGCCACAGCTTTATGACGCCGAGGCCCTTGCCGAAAACCCGGCCATATGTGCAGCCGCCATCTATCTTGATGACATTTTTGTGCCCCTTGAGCTTTCTCAACGCACTGCCGCGTATTTCCGTGATTTACGTCCTTGGATCAGTAATCAGTACCACCACAATGGCATTGCCCAGGATGGTGCGGCTATAGTCCGACGCTTGATTAACCTGACGCGTAATTTCTAG
- the idi gene encoding isopentenyl-diphosphate Delta-isomerase, whose translation MSEEFQHRFAQGEADIQVEVVDKEGNPLGTMGKLEAHIPPGILHRAFSLFLFHTDGRMILQRRAGAKYHSPLLLTNATCSHPAPGEPVADAVRRRALEELGAEVSDLSELGIVIYQVDDDRSGLSEHEFNHVFAGRVDANSLAPDPDEVAEIVLVTPEELAQRRQQEPFTQWFDHVWHIGSDKFAAYGFVTRGLGSGNK comes from the coding sequence GTGTCGGAAGAATTTCAGCATCGTTTTGCTCAGGGTGAGGCGGATATTCAGGTCGAAGTGGTCGATAAGGAGGGAAATCCGCTTGGAACTATGGGGAAACTCGAAGCCCATATCCCCCCAGGCATCCTCCACCGGGCATTTTCGCTTTTCCTTTTTCATACCGATGGTCGCATGATCCTGCAGCGCCGAGCCGGCGCTAAGTATCATTCACCACTGCTCCTCACCAATGCCACGTGCTCCCATCCTGCTCCTGGTGAACCCGTCGCCGATGCTGTGCGTCGTCGGGCGTTAGAGGAGTTAGGGGCCGAGGTTTCGGACTTGTCGGAATTGGGAATAGTGATTTACCAAGTTGATGATGACCGTAGTGGTCTTTCAGAGCATGAATTCAATCATGTGTTTGCTGGGCGCGTAGATGCAAATTCCCTAGCCCCGGATCCGGATGAGGTTGCTGAGATTGTGTTGGTGACTCCGGAAGAGCTAGCTCAACGTCGCCAGCAGGAACCCTTCACCCAGTGGTTTGATCATGTGTGGCACATCGGTTCGGACAAGTTTGCGGCCTATGGTTTCGTGACTAGGGGACTCGGATCCGGCAATAAATAA
- a CDS encoding antitoxin: MGLVDKAKEFLNSDKGHQATDQALDHAEQAATQKFGEDKADQIHKVRDQIDQRLGGGDDAPAESQQ, from the coding sequence ATGGGACTGGTTGATAAGGCCAAGGAGTTCTTGAACTCTGATAAGGGACATCAGGCAACTGACCAGGCTTTAGACCACGCAGAACAAGCTGCCACCCAGAAATTTGGTGAGGACAAGGCAGATCAAATCCACAAGGTTCGGGATCAAATTGATCAGCGCCTCGGTGGCGGAGACGACGCCCCCGCTGAGTCTCAGCAATAA
- a CDS encoding ribokinase, translated as MSDVVVVGSINADLTVRVSRHPHPGETLLGTSEGVTPGGKGANQALAAALQGAKVSMIGAIGRDANAPAAIQLLQSAGVDLSGVAETSEGTGLAVITVSDDGENTIIVVPGANATVDEAYVSNHQSAIAEAQVVILQGEIPADGFKKAVDLASDAHTRVLVNLAPVIAVDEHALLQANPLMSNEHEAGLILQQLGQGVDSDDPELLAGSLLQAGFASVVLTLGSQGSLVAESDASGQPVFHRIPATPVEAVDTTGAGDAFAGAFAARLVEGDDLVAAARYASRVGAFAVTGTGAQPSYPSLKDSLPPEV; from the coding sequence ATGAGTGACGTTGTGGTAGTTGGTTCAATTAACGCAGATCTTACGGTGCGAGTGTCTCGCCACCCGCACCCAGGAGAAACACTGCTAGGAACAAGTGAGGGTGTTACCCCCGGTGGCAAGGGAGCTAATCAGGCGCTCGCTGCTGCCTTGCAGGGGGCAAAGGTATCCATGATCGGAGCAATTGGACGCGACGCTAACGCTCCGGCTGCAATTCAACTTTTGCAATCAGCCGGGGTGGACCTATCTGGAGTAGCAGAAACCTCCGAGGGAACTGGACTGGCAGTCATCACTGTTTCTGACGACGGCGAAAACACCATCATCGTGGTCCCCGGCGCGAATGCCACCGTGGATGAGGCCTATGTGTCGAACCATCAGTCTGCTATTGCAGAAGCTCAGGTTGTGATTCTGCAGGGAGAAATACCGGCCGATGGCTTTAAGAAAGCTGTTGACCTTGCCTCCGATGCCCACACCAGAGTGCTAGTTAATCTTGCCCCCGTCATTGCGGTCGATGAGCACGCACTTTTGCAGGCTAATCCCCTCATGTCCAATGAACATGAAGCTGGGCTGATCCTTCAGCAGCTAGGTCAAGGGGTAGATTCCGATGATCCCGAGCTCTTAGCCGGCAGTTTGCTTCAGGCGGGATTTGCGTCTGTTGTTTTAACCTTAGGTTCTCAAGGTTCTTTGGTGGCGGAGTCTGATGCTTCGGGACAACCAGTATTCCACCGCATTCCGGCAACCCCGGTAGAGGCTGTTGATACCACGGGGGCTGGTGACGCTTTTGCTGGTGCTTTCGCTGCTCGCCTGGTAGAAGGTGATGACCTTGTGGCAGCAGCGCGCTATGCCTCTAGGGTAGGGGCATTCGCGGTAACGGGGACAGGCGCTCAGCCTTCTTACCCAAGTCTCAAGGACTCACTCCCCCCGGAAGTGTAA